In the Pseudomonas sp. DTU_2021_1001937_2_SI_NGA_ILE_001 genome, one interval contains:
- a CDS encoding PTS fructose-like transporter subunit IIB produces MKVAIVTACPNGKVSSVLSARLLEAAAQRLGWSTCVEVVDPNKPGGRLSAQDIEQAELVVAVFSGALDLDRFAGKRLYQGSPAQALQDVDAFLTRAAEQAQPWEVSASPASVGQGAARIVAITACPTGVAHTFMAAEALQQSAKRLGHELQVETQGSVGARTPLSAQAIQDADVVLLATDIEVATERFAGKRIYRCGTGIALKQPDATLAKALAEGKVESTASTGQASSAKSESTGVYKHLLTGVSFMLPMVVAGGLLIALSFVFGIEAFKEKGTLAAALMQIGGEAAFKLMVPLLAGYIAWSIADRPGLAPGMIGGLLASTLGAGFIGGIVAGFLAGYSALLINRYARLPASVEALKPILIIPLLASLFTGLMMIYVVGQPVASLLGALTQFLESMGTANAILLGVVLGAMMCVDLGGPINKASYAFSVGLLASQSYAPMAAVMAAGMVPPIGMGIASVLARRKFAQSEREAGKASFVLGLCFISEGAIPFAAKDPLRVIPASIVGGALTGALSMYFGCKLMAPHGGLFVLLIPNAINHALLYLLAIVAGSLVTGVLYAALKRPEAMELAVAPQAN; encoded by the coding sequence ATGAAAGTAGCCATAGTAACGGCGTGCCCCAACGGCAAGGTCAGCAGCGTGCTCAGTGCGCGCCTGCTGGAGGCGGCGGCGCAGCGCCTGGGCTGGTCGACCTGCGTGGAAGTGGTCGACCCGAACAAGCCGGGTGGTCGCCTTTCGGCCCAGGATATCGAGCAGGCTGAGCTGGTCGTCGCGGTGTTCAGCGGCGCGCTGGATCTCGACCGCTTCGCTGGCAAGCGCCTGTACCAGGGCTCGCCGGCCCAGGCCTTGCAGGATGTCGATGCGTTTCTCACCCGAGCCGCCGAGCAGGCGCAGCCCTGGGAAGTGTCGGCCAGCCCGGCAAGCGTCGGCCAGGGTGCAGCGCGTATCGTGGCAATCACCGCCTGCCCCACCGGGGTGGCGCATACCTTCATGGCCGCCGAGGCGCTGCAGCAGTCTGCCAAGCGCCTGGGCCACGAGTTGCAGGTGGAAACCCAAGGCTCGGTCGGCGCCCGCACACCGCTGAGTGCCCAGGCCATCCAGGACGCCGATGTGGTGCTGCTGGCCACGGATATCGAAGTGGCCACCGAGCGCTTCGCCGGTAAACGCATCTACCGTTGCGGCACCGGCATCGCCCTCAAGCAGCCCGACGCGACCCTGGCCAAGGCCCTGGCCGAGGGCAAGGTGGAAAGCACGGCCAGCACCGGCCAGGCGTCGTCGGCCAAGTCCGAAAGCACCGGGGTCTACAAGCATCTGCTCACTGGCGTTTCGTTCATGTTGCCGATGGTCGTGGCGGGTGGCCTGCTGATCGCCTTGTCGTTCGTCTTCGGCATCGAGGCGTTCAAGGAGAAGGGCACCCTGGCGGCGGCGCTGATGCAGATCGGTGGCGAGGCCGCGTTCAAACTCATGGTGCCGCTGCTGGCCGGTTACATCGCCTGGTCGATCGCCGACCGCCCTGGCCTGGCGCCGGGCATGATCGGCGGCCTGCTGGCCAGCACCTTGGGGGCCGGCTTCATCGGCGGCATCGTCGCCGGCTTCCTGGCCGGCTACAGCGCCTTGCTGATCAACCGCTACGCGCGCCTGCCGGCCAGTGTCGAGGCGCTCAAACCGATCCTCATCATTCCGTTGCTGGCCAGCCTGTTCACCGGCCTGATGATGATCTACGTGGTCGGCCAGCCAGTGGCCAGCCTGCTTGGCGCCTTGACCCAGTTCCTGGAGAGCATGGGAACCGCCAACGCCATTCTGCTCGGTGTGGTGCTCGGCGCGATGATGTGCGTCGACCTTGGCGGGCCGATCAACAAGGCGTCCTATGCGTTCTCCGTTGGCCTGCTGGCCTCGCAGAGCTACGCGCCAATGGCTGCGGTGATGGCCGCCGGCATGGTGCCGCCGATCGGCATGGGCATCGCCAGCGTGCTGGCGCGGCGCAAGTTCGCCCAGAGCGAGCGCGAGGCCGGCAAGGCCTCCTTCGTGCTGGGGCTGTGCTTCATTTCCGAAGGCGCGATTCCCTTCGCCGCCAAGGACCCGTTGCGGGTGATTCCGGCCAGTATCGTGGGCGGGGCGCTCACCGGTGCGTTGTCGATGTACTTCGGCTGCAAGCTGATGGCGCCGCACGGCGGGCTGTTCGTGTTGCTGATCCCCAACGCCATCAACCATGCGCTGCTGTACCTGCTGGCCATCGTCGCCGGCAGCCTGGTCACCGGTGTGCTGTATGCGGCGCTCAAGCGCCCCGAGGCGATGGAACTGGCCGTGGCGCCGCAGGCGAACTGA
- the pfkB gene encoding 1-phosphofructokinase, whose product MANILTLTLNPALDLTVQLAQLRVGEVNRGEAMLTHAAGKGLNVAQVLADLGHAVTVSGFLGLDNPQAFDALIARRGFVDEFVRVPGETRSNLKLAESAGRITDINGPGLVVGEAEQQALFSRLERIAAGFDAVVVAGSLPRGIDPQWLKRLLGMLGKQGVKVALDTSGPALAAGLEAGPWLVKPNTEELGDVLGEAVESLVQQGDAARRLQAQGVEHVVISQGADGVCWFRGHSALQALPPKVQVASTVGAGDSLLAGMLHGLLRGDEPREALRTATAIAAMAVTQIGFGITDAQQLERLADGVTVRSLSE is encoded by the coding sequence ATGGCCAATATCCTGACCCTCACGCTCAACCCGGCACTGGACCTCACCGTACAGCTGGCGCAGCTGCGCGTGGGTGAAGTCAACCGGGGCGAAGCCATGCTCACCCACGCCGCGGGCAAGGGCCTCAATGTGGCCCAGGTGCTCGCCGACCTCGGTCATGCGGTGACCGTCTCCGGTTTCCTGGGCCTGGACAATCCCCAGGCCTTCGATGCGCTGATCGCCCGGCGCGGTTTCGTCGACGAGTTCGTGCGGGTGCCGGGAGAAACCCGCAGCAACCTCAAGCTGGCCGAGAGTGCCGGGCGCATCACCGACATCAATGGTCCGGGGCTGGTGGTCGGCGAAGCGGAACAGCAGGCGCTGTTCAGCCGCCTGGAGCGCATCGCCGCGGGCTTCGATGCCGTGGTGGTGGCCGGTAGCCTGCCGCGTGGGATCGACCCGCAATGGCTCAAGCGCCTGCTGGGCATGCTCGGCAAGCAGGGGGTCAAGGTCGCCCTGGATACCAGTGGCCCGGCGTTGGCGGCCGGCCTGGAGGCCGGCCCCTGGCTGGTCAAGCCCAACACCGAAGAACTCGGCGATGTGCTTGGCGAGGCGGTCGAGTCGCTGGTACAGCAAGGTGATGCCGCCCGGCGTCTGCAGGCCCAGGGTGTCGAGCATGTGGTGATTTCCCAGGGCGCCGACGGTGTTTGCTGGTTCCGTGGCCACTCCGCGCTGCAGGCCCTGCCGCCCAAGGTGCAGGTAGCCAGTACCGTGGGGGCCGGCGATTCGCTGCTGGCCGGCATGCTGCATGGTCTGCTGCGTGGCGACGAGCCGCGTGAAGCCCTGCGTACCGCGACGGCCATCGCGGCGATGGCGGTGACCCAGATCGGTTTCGGTATCACCGATGCGCAGCAACTCGAACGACTGGCGGACGGCGTGACCGTGCGCAGCCTGAGCGAATAA
- the ptsP gene encoding phosphoenolpyruvate--protein phosphotransferase, with protein MLELSLEQISMAQVAADKSTALELIANHLVADGLVAPGYLKGLQDREQQGSTFLGQGIAIPHGTPQTRDQVHTTGVRLMQFPDGVDWGDGQIVYLAIGIAAKSDEHLRLLQLLTRALGEDDLGPALRTASTPEDLLKLLQGAPQELALDAQMISLGLSVEDFEELVWRGARLLRKADCVDNGFAAVLQQVEALSLGDGLWWLHSEQTVKRPGLAFVTPDKPLRYLGQPVTGLFCLASLGEAHQALLERLCALLIEGRGQELGQATNSRVVLQALGGEVPAEWPSAQIVLANAHGLHARPAKILAQLAKGFEGEIRVRVLESNDSAVSAKSLSKLLSMGARRGQTLEFVAEPGIAADALPALLAAVQEGLGEEVEPVSAMPAPAPVEAAQATPRAVPAPQAGAVLSAVAASPGIAMGPAHVQLTPVFDYPAQGESPAAERQRLQDALAFVRGEIEQLISRSQAKAIGEIFVTHQEMLDDPELTDDVMRRLDSGVSAASAWNEVIESAALRQEALNDPLLAERAADLRDVGRRVLAHLCGVQQAAEPDQPYVLVMDEVGPSDVARLDPQRVAGILTARGGATAHSAIVARALGITALVGAGEQVLRIASGTPLLLDAQRGRLTVAPDDSTLQRAIAERDARAQRLQAAAAARLEPAVTRDGHRVEVCANIGDSTGTPAAVAQGAEGIGLLRTELLFMAHNQAPDEATQEAEYRRVLDDLQGRPLVVRTLDVGGDKPLPYWPIDKEENPFLGVRGIRLTLQRPEIMEAQLRALLRAAGDRPLRIMFPMVGRVEEWRQARDMVERLRGEIPVSDLQLGIMVEVPSAALLAPVLAQEVDFFSVGTNDLTQYALAIDRGHPTLSAQADGLHPAVLQLIDMTVKAAHAHGKWVGVCGELAADPLAVPVLVGLGVDELSVAARSIPEVKACVRELSQEGARALARDALMAAGAAEVRALVEAR; from the coding sequence ATGCTCGAACTCTCTCTTGAGCAGATTTCCATGGCCCAGGTGGCTGCGGACAAATCCACCGCTCTTGAACTGATCGCCAATCACCTGGTGGCTGACGGCCTGGTCGCCCCGGGTTATCTCAAGGGGCTGCAAGACCGTGAGCAGCAAGGTTCGACCTTCCTCGGTCAAGGCATCGCCATTCCCCACGGTACCCCGCAGACCCGCGACCAGGTGCACACCACCGGCGTACGCCTGATGCAGTTTCCCGACGGTGTGGACTGGGGTGACGGGCAGATCGTCTACCTGGCGATCGGCATCGCGGCCAAGTCCGACGAACACCTGCGCCTGCTGCAATTATTGACCCGCGCCCTGGGCGAGGATGATCTGGGACCGGCATTGCGGACGGCCAGCACGCCGGAAGACCTGCTCAAGCTGCTGCAGGGCGCGCCCCAGGAGCTGGCCCTGGATGCGCAGATGATCAGCCTCGGCCTGTCGGTAGAGGATTTCGAAGAACTGGTATGGCGCGGTGCGCGCCTGCTGCGCAAGGCCGACTGCGTGGATAACGGCTTCGCTGCCGTGCTGCAGCAGGTCGAGGCGCTGTCGCTGGGTGATGGCCTGTGGTGGCTGCACAGCGAACAGACCGTCAAGCGTCCCGGCCTGGCCTTCGTCACCCCGGACAAGCCCCTGCGCTACCTGGGCCAGCCGGTGACCGGGCTGTTCTGCCTGGCCAGCCTGGGCGAAGCTCACCAGGCGCTGCTGGAGCGCCTGTGCGCCCTGCTCATCGAAGGCCGCGGCCAGGAGCTGGGCCAGGCCACCAACAGCCGTGTGGTGCTGCAGGCCCTGGGCGGCGAAGTGCCTGCCGAGTGGCCCAGTGCGCAGATCGTGCTGGCCAACGCCCACGGTTTGCATGCCCGTCCGGCGAAGATCCTTGCGCAATTGGCCAAGGGCTTCGAGGGGGAAATTCGCGTTCGGGTGCTGGAAAGCAACGACAGCGCCGTGTCGGCCAAAAGCCTCAGCAAGCTGCTGAGCATGGGCGCGCGGCGTGGCCAGACCCTGGAATTCGTCGCCGAGCCAGGCATCGCCGCCGACGCGCTGCCGGCGCTGCTGGCCGCGGTGCAAGAGGGCCTCGGCGAAGAGGTCGAGCCGGTCAGTGCCATGCCAGCGCCGGCACCGGTCGAAGCTGCGCAGGCGACTCCACGCGCGGTGCCGGCCCCGCAGGCCGGTGCAGTACTCAGCGCCGTGGCGGCCTCGCCGGGTATCGCCATGGGGCCGGCGCACGTGCAACTGACCCCGGTGTTCGACTACCCGGCACAGGGCGAATCGCCAGCCGCCGAGCGTCAGCGCCTGCAGGATGCCCTGGCCTTCGTGCGTGGCGAGATCGAACAGCTCATCAGCCGCAGCCAGGCCAAGGCGATTGGTGAAATCTTCGTCACCCACCAGGAAATGCTCGATGACCCGGAACTGACCGATGACGTGATGCGTCGCCTGGACAGCGGCGTCAGTGCGGCATCGGCCTGGAACGAGGTCATCGAGTCGGCGGCATTGCGCCAGGAAGCCCTCAACGACCCATTGCTGGCCGAGCGTGCCGCCGACCTGCGCGATGTCGGTCGCCGGGTGCTGGCTCATCTGTGCGGCGTGCAGCAGGCTGCCGAGCCAGACCAGCCTTATGTACTGGTGATGGACGAAGTCGGTCCGTCTGATGTGGCGCGCCTCGATCCGCAGCGGGTCGCCGGTATTCTTACCGCGCGTGGCGGTGCCACCGCGCACAGCGCCATCGTCGCCCGCGCCTTGGGCATCACCGCACTGGTGGGCGCTGGCGAACAGGTACTGCGCATTGCCTCGGGCACGCCGCTGTTGCTCGACGCCCAGCGCGGTCGCCTGACCGTTGCTCCGGACGACAGCACCTTGCAACGCGCCATTGCCGAACGCGATGCCCGTGCCCAGCGTCTGCAGGCGGCTGCCGCCGCGCGCCTGGAGCCGGCCGTGACCCGTGACGGTCATCGCGTGGAGGTCTGCGCCAACATCGGTGACAGCACCGGCACCCCGGCAGCCGTGGCGCAAGGCGCGGAAGGCATCGGCCTGCTGCGTACCGAATTGCTGTTCATGGCCCACAACCAGGCCCCGGACGAAGCCACCCAGGAAGCCGAATACCGCCGCGTGCTCGACGACCTGCAGGGCCGGCCACTGGTGGTGCGGACCCTGGACGTCGGCGGCGACAAACCGCTGCCGTACTGGCCCATCGACAAGGAAGAGAACCCGTTTCTCGGCGTGCGCGGCATCCGCCTGACCCTGCAACGCCCCGAAATCATGGAGGCCCAGCTGCGAGCCTTGCTGCGTGCCGCCGGCGATCGCCCGCTGCGCATCATGTTCCCGATGGTCGGCCGCGTCGAAGAGTGGCGTCAGGCGCGGGACATGGTCGAGCGCCTGCGCGGCGAGATCCCGGTCAGTGACCTGCAGCTGGGCATCATGGTCGAGGTGCCCTCGGCGGCGCTGCTGGCGCCGGTGCTGGCCCAGGAGGTGGATTTCTTCAGCGTCGGCACCAACGACCTGACCCAGTACGCCCTGGCCATCGACCGTGGCCACCCGACGTTGTCGGCCCAGGCCGATGGCCTGCATCCGGCGGTGCTGCAACTGATCGACATGACCGTCAAGGCGGCCCATGCCCACGGCAAATGGGTGGGGGTGTGCGGTGAGCTGGCTGCCGACCCGCTGGCGGTGCCGGTGCTGGTCGGCCTGGGTGTGGACGAACTGAGCGTCGCGGCCCGCAGCATCCCCGAAGTGAAGGCCTGCGTACGTGAGTTGAGCCAGGAGGGGGCACGCGCCTTGGCGCGGGATGCCTTGATGGCGGCTGGCGCCGCTGAAGTTCGTGCACTCGTGGAGGCTCGCTGA
- the cra gene encoding catabolite repressor/activator encodes MKLSDIARLAGVSVTTASYVINGKAEQQRISPATVERVRAVVEQHDFRPNPQAAGLRSRHSRTLGFILPDLENPSYARIAKLLEQGARARGYQLLIASSDDDPLSEQQLLQLFRARRCDALLVASCLPASDDSYRQLQAQGLPVIAIDREMDPALFCSVVSDDQQASRQLTGSLLATRPRHIALLGARPELSVSRARAEGFRQALTGFAGEVIIEQGEAFSRACGERLMQELAQRLGGLPDALITTSYVLLQGVFDALERQDNLRLGTFGDTQLLDFLPLPVNAMAQQHQLIADKALELALAAIEKDQYQPGVHAIARTFKQRIVEA; translated from the coding sequence GTGAAACTCAGTGATATCGCACGCCTGGCCGGTGTTTCCGTGACCACTGCCAGCTATGTGATCAACGGCAAGGCCGAGCAGCAGCGCATCAGCCCCGCCACCGTGGAACGCGTCCGCGCGGTGGTCGAGCAGCACGACTTCCGTCCCAACCCCCAGGCCGCCGGGCTGCGCAGCCGTCACAGCCGCACCCTGGGGTTCATCCTGCCCGACCTGGAAAACCCCAGCTATGCGCGCATCGCCAAGCTTCTGGAGCAAGGTGCGCGCGCGCGCGGCTACCAGTTGCTGATTGCCAGCTCCGACGATGACCCGCTCAGCGAGCAACAATTGCTGCAGCTGTTCCGCGCCCGGCGCTGCGACGCGCTGCTGGTCGCCAGTTGCCTGCCAGCCAGCGATGACAGCTACCGCCAGTTGCAGGCCCAAGGCCTGCCGGTCATCGCCATCGACCGGGAAATGGACCCAGCGCTGTTCTGCTCGGTGGTCAGCGACGACCAGCAGGCCAGCCGCCAGCTTACCGGCAGCCTGCTGGCCACCCGCCCCCGACACATCGCCCTGCTCGGCGCACGTCCGGAACTGAGCGTCAGCCGCGCGCGGGCCGAAGGCTTTCGCCAGGCCCTGACGGGCTTCGCGGGCGAGGTCATCATCGAGCAGGGCGAGGCGTTCAGCCGCGCCTGCGGTGAGCGGCTGATGCAAGAGCTGGCGCAGCGCCTGGGCGGCTTGCCCGACGCGCTGATCACCACCTCCTACGTACTGTTGCAGGGGGTGTTCGACGCTTTGGAAAGACAGGACAACCTGCGCCTGGGCACCTTCGGTGACACGCAACTGCTGGACTTCCTGCCCCTGCCGGTCAACGCCATGGCCCAGCAGCATCAGCTGATCGCCGACAAAGCCCTGGAGCTGGCACTGGCCGCCATCGAGAAGGACCAGTATCAGCCTGGCGTGCATGCCATCGCGCGGACCTTCAAACAGCGTATCGTCGAGGCCTGA
- a CDS encoding TatD family hydrolase has product MPSRGPSNSVSSRPDVTLIDTHTHLDFPDFEADRAEVLRHSQALGVQRMVVLGVYQRNWQRLWTLCQANPALQAAFGLHPVYLAEHRPEHVQELGDWLNRLKGHAQLCAVGEIGLDYYLPELDREGQQQVFEAQLGLAADFDLPVLLHVRRSHAEVIATLKRHRLERAGIVHAFAGSLEQAREYIKLGYRLGLGGAATWPQALRMHRVLPQLPLDSIVLETDAPDMAPAMYPGQRNSPEYLPAICQSLAELMGIEAEQLAEATTRNAREVFGWN; this is encoded by the coding sequence ATGCCATCGCGCGGACCTTCAAACAGCGTATCGTCGAGGCCTGACGTGACCCTGATCGACACCCACACGCACCTGGACTTCCCGGACTTCGAAGCCGATCGCGCCGAAGTGCTGCGCCACAGCCAGGCGCTGGGGGTGCAGCGCATGGTGGTGCTGGGGGTCTACCAGCGCAATTGGCAACGCCTCTGGACGCTGTGCCAGGCCAACCCGGCGCTGCAGGCCGCCTTCGGCCTGCACCCGGTGTACCTGGCCGAACATCGCCCTGAGCATGTTCAGGAACTCGGCGACTGGCTGAACCGCCTCAAGGGCCATGCACAACTCTGTGCGGTAGGGGAGATCGGCCTGGACTACTACCTGCCAGAGCTGGACCGCGAGGGCCAGCAGCAGGTCTTCGAGGCGCAACTGGGCCTGGCGGCGGATTTCGACCTGCCGGTGCTGCTGCACGTACGCCGCAGCCATGCCGAGGTGATCGCCACACTCAAGCGCCACCGGCTCGAACGTGCCGGCATCGTGCATGCCTTCGCCGGCAGCCTGGAACAGGCGCGTGAGTACATCAAACTGGGTTATCGCCTGGGGCTGGGCGGCGCAGCGACCTGGCCGCAGGCGCTGCGCATGCACCGGGTGCTGCCGCAACTGCCGCTGGACAGTATCGTGCTGGAAACCGACGCGCCGGACATGGCACCGGCGATGTATCCGGGCCAGCGCAACAGCCCGGAATATCTGCCTGCCATCTGCCAGTCACTGGCGGAGCTGATGGGCATCGAGGCCGAGCAACTGGCCGAAGCCACGACCCGCAATGCCCGAGAGGTATTCGGCTGGAACTAG
- a CDS encoding IS3 family transposase (programmed frameshift), producing the protein MSKYTEPFRLTAAKAYLQGTDGLRTVARRFDIDVSLLRRWVAHYQARSSLGPRSCGRRYSAAFKRQVVEYRREHQLSLRQTAAHFNLGQSSQIGIWERRYYSEGLSTPSAVPSRRPTAVSKRIKPLKPTTSDDSQKSREQLLRELEYMRMENAILKELSLARGGETKARQRALIVMRLKIRFPLAALLQWLGLASSTYYYQLGCQKKPDRDAELKALVNEVYHQHKGRYGYRRITLAIKKQGVTVNKKVVERLMAAQGLRSRVRTKKYRSYRGTEGKIAANTLQRNFQAQRPNQKWVTDVTEFKVAQQKLYLSPVMDLYNGEIVAYEMATRPSYSLVGKMLEKALSGLGDKPRLLIHSDQGWQYQQAHYRHALQQCGVKQSMSRKGNCLDNAAMESFFGTLKSEFFYLERFENIDDLRAGLDEYIRYYNHDRIKLKLNGLSPVEYRVQAAS; encoded by the exons ATGAGTAAGTACACAGAGCCATTCAGGCTCACCGCCGCCAAAGCCTACCTGCAAGGCACAGACGGTTTACGCACGGTCGCTCGACGCTTTGATATCGATGTCAGCCTGCTTCGACGTTGGGTGGCCCATTATCAAGCCCGTTCCAGCCTGGGACCTCGCTCGTGTGGCCGACGCTACAGCGCCGCCTTCAAGCGCCAGGTCGTGGAGTACCGGCGCGAGCACCAGCTTTCCCTGCGCCAAACCGCTGCACATTTCAACCTCGGGCAGTCTTCCCAGATAGGCATCTGGGAGCGACGGTACTACAGTGAGGGTCTTTCTACCCCGAGTGCAGTCCCATCCAGAAGGCCTACAGCCGTGTCCAAGCGAATCAAGCCCCTCAAGCCCACGACCTCCGATGACAGCCAGAAATCGCGCGAGCAGTTGCTGCGTGAGCTCGAGTACATGCGTATGGAGAACGCGATCCTAAAGGAGTTG AGCCTTGCGAGAGGAGGAGAAACGAAGGCGCGTCAACGAGCCCTGATCGTGATGCGGCTTAAGATCCGCTTCCCGCTCGCCGCTCTGCTGCAGTGGCTGGGCCTGGCGTCCAGCACTTACTACTACCAACTCGGTTGCCAGAAAAAGCCGGATCGCGATGCCGAACTCAAGGCCTTGGTGAATGAGGTCTATCACCAGCACAAAGGACGTTACGGCTACCGCCGTATAACGTTGGCAATCAAGAAGCAGGGTGTGACAGTGAACAAGAAAGTCGTGGAGCGGTTGATGGCTGCACAAGGATTACGTTCGCGGGTACGAACCAAGAAATACCGGTCTTATCGGGGCACGGAAGGCAAGATTGCCGCGAACACGCTGCAACGTAACTTCCAGGCGCAACGACCGAATCAGAAGTGGGTCACCGACGTGACCGAGTTCAAGGTGGCTCAGCAAAAGCTCTACCTGTCGCCAGTGATGGACCTGTACAACGGCGAGATCGTGGCTTACGAAATGGCCACTCGCCCCAGCTACAGCCTGGTGGGCAAGATGTTGGAGAAGGCGCTGAGCGGCTTGGGCGACAAGCCCAGGTTGTTGATCCATTCGGATCAGGGCTGGCAATACCAACAGGCCCACTACCGTCACGCCTTGCAGCAGTGCGGGGTGAAACAGAGCATGTCGCGCAAGGGCAACTGCCTGGACAACGCGGCGATGGAGAGCTTTTTTGGCACGCTCAAGTCAGAGTTTTTCTACTTGGAGCGGTTCGAGAATATTGATGACCTGAGAGCCGGTCTGGATGAGTACATCCGTTACTACAACCATGACCGTATCAAGCTGAAGCTCAATGGCCTGAGCCCTGTGGAATACAGGGTTCAGGCTGCGAGCTAA
- the ampE gene encoding regulatory signaling modulator protein AmpE: MSFLVLLLAVVVEKFSALRRRVQRDEAWLKVLARLERAPRSAGHPWLILALAVLLPLLAVHLALVVIGSVAYGWMLLPVHLLVLVYSLGRGDLPAALGPFRDACRRGDVQAAVHVAERDMGVQADDARQLLDAVQGHLLWQAYQGFFAVIFWYALLGPVAALAYRLLALCAEKAATPAVAERAAQLRHAFDWLPVRLLAASFALVGNFAAVSREMLQELLNWNISAARLIARVGCVASEVPEPALGMTGVKSLDLIWELLVRAAIVWYAAFALWTLLL; the protein is encoded by the coding sequence ATGAGTTTTCTGGTGTTGTTGCTGGCGGTAGTGGTCGAGAAGTTTTCCGCGTTGCGCCGCCGCGTGCAGCGTGACGAGGCCTGGCTCAAGGTCCTGGCGCGCCTGGAGCGCGCACCCCGCAGCGCGGGCCATCCCTGGCTGATCCTGGCCCTGGCGGTGCTGCTGCCGCTGCTGGCCGTGCACCTGGCGCTGGTGGTGATCGGTTCGGTGGCCTATGGCTGGATGCTCCTGCCCGTGCACTTGCTGGTGCTGGTCTACAGCCTGGGGCGCGGTGATCTGCCCGCCGCACTGGGACCGTTCCGGGATGCCTGTCGCCGCGGCGATGTGCAGGCGGCGGTACATGTTGCCGAGCGCGACATGGGCGTGCAGGCCGACGATGCCCGGCAGCTGCTCGATGCCGTGCAAGGGCACCTGCTCTGGCAGGCTTACCAGGGCTTCTTCGCGGTGATCTTCTGGTACGCCCTGCTCGGGCCGGTGGCGGCGCTGGCCTACCGCCTGCTGGCGCTCTGTGCCGAGAAGGCCGCTACTCCCGCAGTGGCCGAACGGGCCGCGCAACTGCGCCATGCCTTCGATTGGCTGCCGGTGCGCCTGCTGGCGGCCAGCTTCGCCCTGGTGGGCAACTTCGCGGCGGTGAGCCGCGAGATGCTCCAGGAACTGCTGAACTGGAACATCAGCGCCGCCCGGCTGATCGCTCGGGTCGGCTGCGTGGCCAGCGAGGTGCCGGAGCCGGCGTTGGGCATGACCGGGGTCAAAAGCCTGGATCTGATCTGGGAGTTGCTGGTTCGTGCGGCCATCGTGTGGTACGCCGCCTTTGCGCTGTGGACGTTGTTGCTCTAG
- the ampD gene encoding 1,6-anhydro-N-acetylmuramyl-L-alanine amidase AmpD, which translates to MQLDSASGWCAGVSHCPSPNFNARPDGEISLLVIHNISLPPACFKTGHVQAFFQNCLDIDAHPYFQGIADLRVSAHFLIERDGEVTQFVSCLERAWHAGVSLFDGREGCNDFSIGIELEGTDEQPFTDAQYTALATLTRQLRQAWPAISVERICGHSDIAPGRKTDPGPFFDWARFRASIQDSTGEGA; encoded by the coding sequence ATGCAATTGGACTCCGCCAGCGGCTGGTGTGCCGGGGTCAGCCATTGTCCGTCACCCAATTTCAATGCGCGGCCTGACGGCGAAATCTCACTGCTGGTGATTCACAACATCAGCCTGCCGCCGGCCTGCTTCAAGACCGGTCATGTCCAGGCGTTCTTCCAGAACTGTCTGGATATCGACGCGCATCCCTATTTCCAGGGCATCGCCGACCTTCGCGTGTCGGCGCACTTTCTCATCGAGCGTGACGGTGAGGTCACCCAGTTCGTCTCCTGCCTGGAGCGGGCCTGGCATGCCGGCGTGTCGCTGTTCGACGGGCGTGAGGGCTGCAACGACTTTTCCATCGGCATCGAGCTGGAGGGCACCGACGAGCAGCCGTTCACCGATGCCCAGTACACGGCGCTCGCCACCCTGACCCGGCAGCTGCGCCAGGCCTGGCCGGCGATCAGCGTCGAGCGTATCTGCGGACACAGTGACATCGCCCCCGGTCGCAAGACCGATCCGGGGCCATTTTTCGATTGGGCGCGTTTTCGGGCGTCGATTCAGGATTCGACCGGGGAGGGAGCATGA